In Sandaracinaceae bacterium, a single window of DNA contains:
- a CDS encoding HPP family protein produces MSSRSGEDGDPRVPGRTRSQEALFAFVFGFISIGVMGAVAYAAEAPFIFPSLGPTAFLLFHRPTASAASPRNTIEGHVIGALSGVAALAVCGLLDAPSALEVGVTPLRAVAAGASLGLTSGLMILTRRGHPPAGATTLIVSLGLMTSAAHLGVLFAAVVLLVLQASLIHWIAGTSYPRWAPAE; encoded by the coding sequence GTGAGCTCTCGGTCCGGAGAGGACGGCGACCCGCGGGTGCCGGGGCGGACGCGGAGCCAGGAGGCCCTCTTCGCGTTCGTGTTCGGCTTCATCAGCATCGGGGTCATGGGCGCGGTGGCGTACGCGGCGGAGGCGCCGTTCATCTTTCCGTCGCTCGGCCCCACGGCGTTCCTCCTCTTTCATCGACCGACGGCGTCGGCGGCCTCGCCGCGGAATACGATCGAGGGGCACGTGATCGGAGCCCTCTCTGGGGTCGCCGCGCTCGCGGTGTGCGGCCTGCTCGACGCGCCGAGCGCGCTGGAGGTCGGCGTGACGCCGCTCCGCGCGGTGGCGGCGGGCGCGTCGCTCGGGCTCACGTCAGGGCTGATGATCCTGACTCGACGAGGTCATCCGCCGGCGGGCGCGACCACGCTGATCGTCTCGCTCGGGCTGATGACGTCGGCCGCGCACCTCGGCGTGCTCTTCGCGGCGGTGGTGCTGCTCGTGCTCCAGGCCTCGCTGATCCACTGGATCGCGGGCACGTCGTATCCGCGGTGGGCCCCGGCGGAGTGA
- the rnk gene encoding nucleoside diphosphate kinase regulator, translating to MALPEIVVTEDDYRDLCALLEGAPAASQLAVDRLDLEIARARIVPTESVAADVVTMGATVRVEELVTDTRRVVTLVYPGDADADAGRISVLSPLGSALIGLRAGQIIEWAVPGRPRSRYRVAAVLAQPVRARRDAV from the coding sequence ATGGCATTGCCCGAGATCGTCGTCACGGAAGACGACTACCGAGACTTGTGTGCGTTGCTCGAAGGCGCGCCGGCCGCGTCGCAGTTGGCCGTCGACCGGCTCGACCTGGAGATCGCCCGCGCCCGGATCGTGCCGACCGAGAGCGTGGCGGCGGACGTGGTCACGATGGGGGCGACGGTGCGGGTGGAGGAGCTGGTCACGGACACGCGACGCGTGGTGACGCTGGTCTATCCGGGCGACGCCGACGCGGACGCGGGCCGCATCTCGGTGCTGTCGCCACTCGGCTCGGCGCTGATCGGGTTGCGGGCTGGACAGATCATCGAGTGGGCGGTGCCGGGGCGGCCTCGCTCGCGCTATCGCGTCGCGGCGGTGCTCGCGCAGCCGGTCCGCGCGCGGAGGGACGCGGTATGA
- a CDS encoding aminotransferase class V-fold PLP-dependent enzyme: protein MSQLAILGGAPTLTQGDHRPWPQLGAREREAVSRVLERGVLGGEDGPASRALEARFAELVGVRHALLTHAGTSALQLALAAAEIAPGEEVILPAYGYVAAPLCVLARGGIPRFVDVDRENGNLDPRAVEEVLTPRARAIVPMHIHGCPADMDRLGALAARYGLALIEDAAQALGATHRGRPVGGLGASAAFSFQSTKHVPAGEGGVFVTDDDAAAERARSARGFGRDVRAQREAGGLVAHTLGGVGRGNEMMAAVALAQLERLPERMATMRWNETLLRDAFADLEGLSLQTVEADRTAVWYKLRLHFDARVAGLGLAPRALRSLLMRALAAEGVGVTLWQDHLLPEHPAFAPHEGFGRRWPYALHPEPDTLRAEYRAERFPRARALLDASLVLFDEHRPLIAQTPRTVERVAAAVRKVWAGRHALARAFPDDGLTDRT, encoded by the coding sequence ATGAGCCAGCTCGCGATCCTCGGTGGCGCGCCGACGCTGACGCAGGGAGACCATCGGCCCTGGCCGCAGCTCGGAGCGCGCGAGCGCGAGGCGGTGTCACGCGTGCTCGAGCGCGGGGTCCTCGGCGGCGAGGACGGGCCCGCGTCGCGTGCGCTCGAGGCGCGCTTCGCGGAGCTCGTCGGGGTGCGGCACGCGCTGCTGACGCACGCCGGGACGAGCGCGCTCCAGCTCGCCCTCGCGGCCGCGGAGATCGCGCCCGGTGAGGAGGTCATCCTGCCTGCCTACGGCTACGTGGCCGCCCCGCTCTGCGTGCTCGCGCGGGGAGGCATCCCGCGCTTCGTCGACGTCGACCGAGAGAACGGCAACCTGGATCCGCGCGCGGTGGAGGAGGTGCTGACGCCGCGCGCGCGCGCGATCGTGCCGATGCACATCCATGGCTGTCCCGCCGACATGGATCGGCTCGGCGCGCTCGCGGCGCGCTACGGGCTGGCGTTGATCGAGGACGCGGCGCAGGCGCTGGGCGCGACCCACCGCGGTCGTCCGGTCGGCGGGCTCGGCGCGTCGGCCGCGTTCTCGTTCCAGTCCACCAAGCACGTGCCGGCCGGGGAGGGCGGGGTGTTCGTCACCGACGACGACGCGGCGGCGGAGCGCGCGCGGAGCGCCCGGGGCTTCGGGCGGGACGTGAGGGCGCAGCGAGAGGCGGGCGGCCTCGTGGCGCACACGCTCGGAGGGGTGGGGCGGGGCAACGAGATGATGGCCGCCGTCGCCCTCGCGCAGCTCGAGCGGTTGCCGGAGCGGATGGCCACCATGCGATGGAACGAGACGCTGCTGCGCGACGCGTTCGCCGATCTCGAGGGCCTCTCGCTCCAGACGGTCGAGGCGGATCGAACGGCCGTCTGGTACAAGCTGCGCCTCCACTTCGACGCGCGCGTCGCCGGCCTCGGGCTGGCGCCACGCGCGCTGCGGAGCTTGCTGATGCGCGCCCTGGCCGCGGAGGGGGTCGGCGTGACGCTGTGGCAGGATCACCTGCTCCCGGAGCACCCGGCGTTCGCGCCGCACGAGGGCTTCGGGCGTCGCTGGCCCTACGCGCTCCACCCGGAGCCCGACACGCTGCGCGCGGAGTATCGCGCGGAGCGCTTCCCACGCGCCCGGGCGCTGCTCGACGCGTCGCTGGTGCTCTTCGACGAGCATCGACCGCTGATCGCCCAGACGCCCCGCACGGTCGAGCGGGTCGCGGCCGCGGTCCGCAAGGTCTGGGCGGGGCGTCATGCGCTCGCGCGCGCGTTCCCGGACGACGGGCTGACCGACCGGACGTGA
- a CDS encoding GNAT family N-acetyltransferase, with product MLSSFDESLSWSVWRLDWASLWPLQLSGGLRAGPIDADEALAFVAAHYAEVFQADAADRRFLPDPMTDAKRRFFAASDRIAFYDGDRVVGLLVGNPVDWSTYYWRTVALLPAYQGRGLLAQVLRHTDALMRAHGVVRVEGECAPTNYRQLRLLLRLGYVVTSTVTSERWGALLRLTRFLNEEAEEAFAERFSKDVGLPRSPSSPSTSRGERHEEVRDRHFLNPTQMRCASRGAQ from the coding sequence ATGCTGTCTAGCTTCGATGAGAGTCTCTCTTGGTCCGTCTGGCGCCTCGACTGGGCGTCGCTGTGGCCGCTTCAGCTGAGCGGAGGGCTGCGCGCGGGTCCGATCGACGCCGACGAGGCGCTGGCGTTCGTGGCCGCGCACTACGCGGAGGTCTTCCAGGCCGACGCGGCGGACCGTCGCTTCCTTCCCGACCCCATGACGGACGCCAAGCGGCGCTTCTTCGCGGCCTCGGATCGGATCGCGTTCTACGACGGAGACCGCGTGGTCGGGCTGCTCGTCGGCAACCCGGTCGACTGGAGCACCTACTACTGGCGCACCGTCGCGCTGCTTCCCGCGTACCAGGGGCGCGGGCTCCTCGCGCAGGTCCTGCGCCACACCGACGCGCTCATGCGGGCGCATGGCGTGGTGCGGGTCGAGGGGGAGTGCGCGCCGACGAACTACCGCCAGCTGCGGCTCTTGCTGCGGCTGGGCTACGTGGTGACCAGCACGGTCACGAGCGAGCGCTGGGGTGCGTTGCTGCGCCTGACGCGCTTCTTGAACGAAGAGGCGGAGGAGGCGTTCGCCGAGCGCTTCAGCAAGGACGTCGGTCTGCCTCGCAGCCCTTCCAGCCCATCCACATCGAGAGGAGAACGTCATGAAGAAGTTCGCGACCGGCACTTTCTGAACCCCACGCAGATGCGCTGCGCATCGAGGGGCGCGCAGTGA